Proteins co-encoded in one Arthrobacter alpinus genomic window:
- the rplA gene encoding 50S ribosomal protein L1: protein MAKRSKAYEAAQAKIDAETVYAPFDAIKLAKETNPSKFDATVEVAFRLGVDPRKADQMIRGTVNLPHGTGKTARVLVFATGERAEAAIAAGADFVGTDDLIEKIQGGWTDFDAAVATPDLMGKVGRLGKVLGPRNLMPNPKTGTVTNDVAKAVNEIKGGKIDFRVDKHSNLHFIIGKVSFDAEKLGENYAAALEEVLRLKPSASKGRYLQKATVSTTFGPGIPVDPAATKVMVEA from the coding sequence ATGGCAAAGCGCAGTAAAGCATATGAGGCAGCTCAGGCCAAGATCGATGCGGAGACAGTATACGCACCCTTCGACGCCATCAAGCTCGCCAAGGAGACCAACCCCTCCAAGTTCGACGCTACCGTTGAGGTTGCCTTCCGCTTGGGTGTAGACCCTCGCAAGGCTGACCAGATGATCCGCGGAACGGTTAACCTGCCTCACGGTACCGGTAAGACCGCTCGCGTCCTGGTTTTCGCAACCGGTGAGCGCGCAGAAGCTGCCATCGCAGCTGGCGCCGACTTCGTTGGTACCGACGACCTGATCGAAAAGATTCAGGGCGGCTGGACCGACTTCGACGCAGCCGTTGCTACACCTGACCTCATGGGTAAGGTTGGCCGTTTGGGTAAGGTTCTGGGTCCTCGTAACCTCATGCCTAACCCGAAGACCGGTACCGTCACCAACGACGTTGCCAAGGCTGTTAACGAAATCAAGGGTGGAAAGATCGACTTCCGCGTCGACAAGCACTCCAACCTTCACTTCATCATCGGCAAGGTTTCCTTCGACGCTGAGAAGCTGGGCGAAAACTACGCAGCAGCATTGGAAGAGGTGCTTCGTTTGAAGCCGTCCGCTTCCAAGGGCCGCTACCTGCAGAAGGCCACCGTCTCCACGACGTTCGGCCCCGGCATCCCCGTGGATCCGGCTGCAACCAAGGTAATGGTTGAAGCCTAA
- a CDS encoding LuxR C-terminal-related transcriptional regulator: protein MTMLPTPIRVVIVDDHAIFRSGLKADLAQDIVVLAEAATVEQAIAAVTAEQPDVVLLDVHLPGGRGQGGREVIAGCAALLANTKFLALSVSDSAEDVVSVIRAGARGYVTKSISGAEISDAVRRVAGGDAVFSPRLAGFVLDAFGTAEVAVEDELDKLSARELEVMRLIARGYSYKEVAKALFISIKTVESHVSAVLRKLQLSSRHELTRWAADRRLL, encoded by the coding sequence ATGACAATGCTGCCAACACCCATCAGGGTTGTGATTGTGGATGACCATGCCATCTTTCGCTCGGGCCTCAAGGCCGATCTCGCCCAAGACATTGTGGTTCTGGCTGAAGCTGCCACCGTTGAACAAGCCATCGCTGCCGTCACTGCCGAGCAGCCCGACGTGGTGCTGTTGGATGTGCACCTGCCAGGCGGGCGCGGTCAGGGCGGACGTGAAGTCATCGCAGGCTGTGCCGCGTTGCTGGCCAACACCAAGTTCCTTGCGCTGAGCGTTTCCGACTCTGCCGAAGACGTGGTCTCGGTGATTAGGGCCGGCGCGCGCGGCTATGTGACGAAATCCATTTCCGGTGCTGAGATATCCGACGCTGTCCGGCGAGTGGCCGGAGGGGACGCGGTGTTTTCCCCACGGCTGGCTGGGTTTGTGCTGGATGCCTTTGGCACGGCCGAAGTCGCCGTGGAAGACGAGCTGGACAAACTCTCAGCCCGGGAGCTGGAAGTCATGCGGCTCATTGCCCGCGGCTACTCCTATAAAGAAGTAGCCAAGGCACTGTTCATCTCAATCAAGACAGTGGAATCCCACGTTTCCGCCGTACTGCGCAAACTTCAGCTCTCCTCACGCCACGAATTGACGCGCTGGGCCGCAGACCGCCGCCTGCTGTAA
- a CDS encoding pyridoxal phosphate-dependent aminotransferase — protein MSAELSAGQVPSRRVSARIAAIAESATLAVDAKAKALKAAGRPVIGFGAGEPDFPTPDYIVEAAVAAARQPKFHRYSPAAGLPELRKAIAEKTLRDSGYTVDPAQVLVTNGGKQAVYESFATLLDPGDEVIIPTPFWTTYPEAIRLAGGVPVEVFAGPEQGYLVTVEQLEAALTPRTKVLLFVSPSNPTGAVYSPEQTREIGLWAASKGLWVITDEIYEHLTYDGVPFTSIATAVPELGDRVVILNGVAKTYAMTGWRVGWMIAPLDVTKAATNMQSHATSNVANVSQMAALAAVSGPLTAVDEMKVAFDRRRQAMVAALNSIDGVECPTPHGAFYAYADVRGLLGREIGGIRPATSAELAALILDKAEVAVVPGEAFGPSGFMRLSYALGDDDLAVGVARLQEFLGSAK, from the coding sequence ATGTCTGCCGAATTGAGCGCTGGTCAAGTCCCCTCCCGCCGTGTTTCCGCAAGGATCGCAGCGATTGCCGAATCCGCAACCCTGGCCGTTGATGCCAAAGCCAAGGCCTTGAAGGCTGCAGGGCGCCCTGTCATTGGCTTTGGTGCAGGCGAACCGGATTTCCCCACCCCGGACTACATTGTTGAGGCAGCCGTTGCTGCGGCCCGTCAACCAAAATTCCACCGCTACTCGCCAGCTGCGGGGCTTCCCGAACTGCGCAAGGCCATCGCAGAAAAGACCCTGCGCGATTCCGGCTACACAGTAGATCCGGCCCAGGTTCTGGTCACCAATGGCGGCAAGCAGGCCGTGTATGAATCCTTCGCGACCCTGCTCGATCCAGGCGACGAGGTCATCATTCCCACGCCATTCTGGACCACGTACCCGGAGGCCATCCGACTAGCCGGCGGCGTTCCCGTGGAGGTCTTTGCCGGCCCCGAGCAGGGCTACCTTGTCACCGTGGAGCAGCTCGAGGCCGCCCTAACGCCGCGCACCAAGGTGCTGCTGTTCGTCTCCCCATCCAACCCGACAGGTGCTGTTTACTCCCCCGAGCAGACCCGCGAAATTGGTCTTTGGGCCGCGTCCAAGGGCCTCTGGGTTATCACCGACGAAATCTATGAGCACCTGACCTACGACGGCGTTCCCTTCACTTCCATTGCCACTGCGGTACCCGAGTTGGGCGACCGCGTGGTCATCCTCAACGGCGTGGCCAAGACGTACGCCATGACCGGTTGGCGGGTGGGATGGATGATCGCTCCCTTGGATGTCACCAAGGCCGCCACCAACATGCAGTCCCACGCAACCTCCAATGTGGCCAATGTCTCCCAGATGGCTGCCTTGGCCGCAGTGTCCGGACCGCTGACGGCAGTGGATGAGATGAAGGTTGCCTTCGACCGTCGCCGGCAAGCCATGGTTGCCGCACTGAACTCCATCGACGGCGTGGAATGCCCCACCCCGCACGGCGCCTTCTACGCCTACGCAGACGTCCGCGGCCTGTTGGGACGTGAAATTGGTGGCATTCGCCCGGCCACGTCCGCCGAACTGGCTGCTCTGATCCTGGACAAGGCTGAAGTTGCCGTGGTGCCGGGTGAGGCCTTTGGTCCCAGCGGCTTCATGCGTCTGTCTTACGCACTCGGCGATGACGATCTAGCCGTAGGCGTGGCCCGTCTGCAGGAATTCCTAGGCTCAGCGAAGTAA
- the rplK gene encoding 50S ribosomal protein L11, with protein sequence MAPKKKVTGLIKLQIQAGAANPAPPIGPALGQHGVNIMEFCKAYNAATESQRGNVIPVEITVYEDRSFTFITKTPPAAELIKKAAGIAKGSGTPHTVKVAQLTKAQVTEIATQKMVDLNATSIEGAEKIIAGTARSMGVTVEA encoded by the coding sequence TTGGCTCCCAAGAAAAAGGTCACCGGCCTTATCAAGCTGCAGATCCAGGCAGGCGCCGCTAACCCGGCACCGCCCATCGGTCCCGCGCTTGGCCAGCACGGTGTCAACATCATGGAATTCTGCAAGGCGTACAACGCTGCAACGGAATCCCAGCGCGGAAACGTTATCCCGGTTGAAATCACGGTTTACGAAGACCGTTCATTCACCTTCATCACCAAGACCCCGCCGGCTGCAGAGCTCATCAAAAAGGCTGCAGGCATTGCTAAGGGTTCAGGTACGCCGCACACCGTCAAGGTTGCTCAGCTGACCAAGGCTCAGGTTACCGAGATCGCCACCCAGAAAATGGTTGACCTCAACGCCACGAGCATCGAAGGCGCAGAGAAGATCATCGCCGGTACCGCCCGTTCCATGGGTGTCACCGTCGAGGCCTAA
- the nusG gene encoding transcription termination/antitermination protein NusG has protein sequence MSELEPEATYSEQDQDTVVADAAINADLDAVDAETAEAVDAETAEAAEAETVDAEVDADAEAATDEPAADAEPEVDPAEEFKAKLRRQEGDWYVIHSYAGYENRVKVNLESRSLSLNMEDYIFEIQVPMEEVVEIKNAQRKVVNRVRIPGYVLVRMDLTDASWGVVRHTPGVTGFVGNAHNPVPLRLDEVFSMLAPIFEEQQAEETGVPLRHDPSDAEIDFEVGEAVIVKDGPFEGLSASISEIKPEAAQLVVLVSIFERETPVTLAFNQVTKI, from the coding sequence GTGTCTGAGCTGGAGCCCGAGGCAACGTACAGTGAGCAGGACCAGGACACTGTGGTTGCTGATGCTGCCATCAATGCCGACCTTGATGCTGTTGACGCAGAAACCGCGGAAGCTGTAGACGCAGAAACTGCGGAAGCAGCAGAAGCAGAAACCGTTGATGCAGAAGTTGACGCAGATGCAGAAGCAGCAACCGACGAGCCGGCCGCTGACGCCGAGCCCGAGGTTGACCCTGCCGAGGAATTCAAGGCAAAGCTGCGCCGCCAGGAGGGTGACTGGTACGTCATTCACTCCTACGCTGGTTACGAAAACCGTGTCAAGGTCAACCTTGAATCACGCAGCCTGTCGCTGAACATGGAAGATTACATCTTCGAAATTCAGGTCCCCATGGAAGAAGTCGTGGAGATCAAGAATGCGCAGCGCAAGGTTGTTAACCGCGTCCGCATCCCCGGCTACGTGCTGGTCCGTATGGACCTGACCGACGCTTCCTGGGGCGTTGTCCGCCACACCCCCGGTGTTACAGGTTTCGTGGGCAACGCCCACAACCCGGTTCCGCTGCGTCTGGACGAAGTCTTCTCCATGCTTGCTCCGATCTTCGAAGAGCAGCAGGCAGAAGAGACAGGCGTTCCGCTGCGTCACGATCCCAGTGACGCCGAGATTGACTTCGAAGTTGGCGAAGCCGTCATCGTCAAGGATGGTCCGTTCGAAGGCCTGTCCGCCTCGATCTCCGAGATCAAGCCCGAAGCTGCGCAGCTGGTGGTTCTGGTCTCCATCTTCGAGCGTGAAACCCCCGTCACGCTCGCATTCAACCAGGTCACCAAGATCTAG
- a CDS encoding ATP-binding protein → MSAKMYRSQERIVAGVCGGLAEHLGIKVGLVRAIMIGSSFFFGAGLVFYGWLWLLVPMAGDEARERGALLDEDGNPRLALFRPAPGAREESNSNPTRQRLSLGFREVAIGGGLVIAAVVLFGQQSGWNLQLGTLIPLLIIVLGAVLAWMQLDDTRRIGLLSAAKMNTPMALLRLGGGIALVIAGVIVIVAGSGSWTLVWSSVVASLAVLAGVALVLAPWALKFWREFQSERAGRIRETERAEIAAHLHDSVLQTLALIQKSANSPADVTRLARAQERELREWIYQDAAHDAGALVERVKAVCAEAEDLYGQAVEVVAVGDAELTDRGGALVQAVREAVLNGVRHGGTTVSVYVESGAQGVDVFIKDRGPGFDVETVPADRLGVRESVVGRMQRNGGTAEIISSADGTEVRLHLPSETPATEEAK, encoded by the coding sequence ATGAGCGCAAAGATGTATCGCAGCCAGGAGCGCATAGTCGCCGGGGTTTGCGGGGGACTGGCTGAACACCTCGGCATCAAGGTGGGGCTGGTGCGTGCCATCATGATTGGCTCCAGCTTCTTCTTCGGAGCAGGTCTGGTCTTCTATGGGTGGCTGTGGTTGCTGGTGCCCATGGCGGGGGATGAAGCCCGGGAGCGCGGCGCTTTGCTGGACGAGGACGGCAACCCCCGGCTGGCGCTGTTCCGGCCCGCACCCGGCGCTCGGGAGGAAAGTAATAGCAACCCGACTCGTCAGCGTCTCTCACTCGGTTTCCGGGAAGTGGCGATCGGCGGCGGACTGGTCATTGCCGCCGTCGTACTCTTTGGGCAGCAGAGCGGATGGAATCTTCAGCTGGGCACCCTCATTCCATTGCTGATCATTGTCTTGGGAGCCGTGCTTGCGTGGATGCAGCTTGATGACACCCGCCGGATCGGGCTGCTCAGTGCCGCCAAAATGAATACACCCATGGCCCTGCTGCGGTTGGGTGGCGGCATCGCCCTAGTCATCGCCGGAGTGATTGTCATTGTTGCCGGCTCCGGTTCCTGGACGCTCGTGTGGTCCTCAGTGGTGGCGTCCTTGGCGGTACTAGCCGGGGTGGCCCTGGTGCTGGCACCCTGGGCACTAAAGTTCTGGCGGGAGTTCCAGTCCGAAAGAGCCGGGCGCATTCGCGAAACCGAGCGGGCGGAAATTGCCGCTCATCTGCATGATTCAGTGCTGCAGACCCTGGCACTGATTCAAAAAAGCGCAAACTCGCCCGCGGATGTAACTCGATTGGCCCGCGCTCAGGAACGGGAACTGCGTGAATGGATTTATCAGGACGCCGCGCATGATGCCGGGGCGCTCGTGGAACGGGTCAAGGCCGTGTGCGCTGAAGCGGAGGATTTGTACGGACAAGCCGTGGAAGTGGTCGCCGTGGGGGATGCCGAACTGACCGACCGAGGCGGCGCACTGGTTCAAGCAGTCCGGGAAGCGGTGCTCAATGGCGTGCGGCACGGTGGTACCACCGTCTCGGTCTATGTTGAATCCGGGGCGCAGGGAGTGGATGTGTTTATCAAGGACCGCGGGCCAGGGTTTGATGTCGAGACGGTTCCGGCGGACAGGCTGGGAGTCCGGGAGTCCGTCGTCGGACGCATGCAGCGCAACGGGGGGACTGCTGAGATCATTAGTTCGGCAGACGGAACCGAAGTCCGGCTGCACCTGCCCAGCGAAACTCCAGCCACCGAGGAAGCGAAATGA
- a CDS encoding GNAT family N-acetyltransferase: MAELAALTFPLACPPSSPKAEISAFVQAHLGPDTFAAYLADPLRVIFVAEDKAPLSSDRLLAYTMLVDTPPADADVAVLVSAPDAIEFSKCYAHPDTHGHGVGTSIMAASLDWIASQGRQQTWLGVNSENERAQKFYRKHGFAVVGTRSFQLGKQIEHDYVMVRSD, from the coding sequence TTGGCAGAGCTTGCCGCGCTGACCTTTCCGTTGGCTTGTCCTCCCAGTAGCCCCAAAGCCGAAATATCAGCGTTCGTCCAAGCGCATCTTGGGCCTGATACTTTCGCCGCATATTTGGCAGACCCGCTGCGGGTGATCTTTGTCGCCGAAGACAAAGCCCCCCTGTCGTCGGACCGCCTGCTGGCGTACACCATGTTGGTAGACACGCCCCCTGCCGATGCTGACGTAGCCGTACTCGTGAGCGCCCCGGACGCCATTGAATTCAGTAAGTGTTACGCACATCCTGACACTCATGGCCACGGCGTGGGGACCAGCATCATGGCTGCCAGCCTAGATTGGATTGCCAGCCAGGGTCGCCAGCAGACCTGGCTTGGCGTCAACAGTGAGAATGAGCGCGCGCAGAAATTTTATCGAAAGCATGGGTTCGCCGTAGTTGGCACCCGAAGCTTTCAATTGGGGAAACAGATCGAGCATGATTACGTCATGGTGCGGTCAGATTGA
- the secE gene encoding preprotein translocase subunit SecE, whose amino-acid sequence MSEALVSETAASGSKGSAKKAVKPGKPGFFAGIALFLRQVIGELKKVVTPTRKELINMTTVVLVFVVIVMGIVTVLDLGFGQAVLWIFGGNVNLEQ is encoded by the coding sequence ATGAGTGAGGCACTGGTGTCCGAAACTGCGGCAAGCGGCTCCAAGGGATCTGCTAAGAAGGCTGTAAAGCCGGGCAAGCCCGGGTTTTTCGCTGGCATCGCTCTCTTCCTTCGCCAGGTCATCGGCGAGCTGAAGAAGGTTGTCACACCCACTCGCAAAGAGTTGATTAACATGACTACCGTCGTGTTGGTATTCGTAGTTATCGTGATGGGTATTGTTACCGTCCTGGATCTCGGCTTCGGCCAAGCTGTGCTGTGGATCTTCGGTGGAAACGTAAACCTCGAGCAGTAA